A single window of Deinococcus misasensis DSM 22328 DNA harbors:
- a CDS encoding aldo/keto reductase family protein has product MEYRKLGKSGLKVSEISLGGWVTFGNQVTDTDLTREILLKAYDSGINFFDQADIYANGKSEEMMGNVLKELPRHRLVISSKVYWPMSDDVNDRGLSRKHVLESIDKSLKRLQTDYLDIYFAHRYDPETPMEEIVMAFDQVVRSGRALYWGTSEWTAAQIAEAVAFAKANGLHAPVVEQPQYSLLYRDRVEKEILPYTDPHGLGLVVWSPLGMGMLTGKYDNGIPEGTRMSMNEGFAKRLVTDSNVQKVKELKNIADELGLTRSELALAWVLRQKGVSSAIIGATKVSHVEDNIKAAGVKLSDEVLARIEALFPAKESVY; this is encoded by the coding sequence ATGGAATACCGCAAACTGGGCAAAAGTGGACTGAAAGTCAGCGAGATCTCTCTAGGAGGCTGGGTCACCTTCGGCAATCAGGTCACCGACACCGACCTGACCCGTGAAATCCTCCTCAAAGCCTATGACTCTGGCATCAACTTCTTCGATCAGGCAGACATTTACGCCAACGGCAAATCCGAAGAGATGATGGGCAACGTGCTGAAAGAATTGCCCCGTCACCGTCTGGTGATTTCCAGCAAGGTGTACTGGCCGATGTCCGACGATGTGAACGACCGTGGACTGTCCAGAAAACACGTTCTGGAAAGCATCGACAAGTCCCTGAAACGCCTGCAGACCGATTACCTCGACATTTATTTTGCCCACCGTTACGATCCCGAGACCCCCATGGAAGAAATCGTGATGGCCTTCGATCAGGTGGTGCGCTCGGGCCGAGCCCTGTACTGGGGCACCAGCGAGTGGACCGCTGCCCAGATTGCAGAAGCAGTCGCTTTCGCCAAGGCCAATGGCCTGCACGCCCCAGTGGTGGAGCAACCCCAGTACAGCTTGCTGTATCGGGACCGTGTGGAAAAAGAAATCCTGCCTTACACCGATCCCCACGGCCTTGGATTGGTGGTCTGGAGCCCTCTGGGCATGGGCATGCTGACGGGCAAGTACGACAACGGCATCCCCGAGGGCACCCGCATGTCCATGAATGAGGGCTTTGCCAAGCGTCTGGTGACCGACAGCAACGTTCAAAAAGTCAAAGAATTGAAAAACATTGCAGATGAGCTGGGTCTGACCCGCAGTGAACTGGCTCTGGCATGGGTGCTCCGTCAGAAAGGGGTTTCCAGTGCCATCATCGGGGCCACCAAAGTCAGCCATGTGGAGGACAACATCAAGGCTGCTGGGGTCAAACTTTCCGATGAGGTGCTTGCCCGCATTGAAGCCCTCTTCCCTGCCAAAGAAAGCGTTTACTGA